A genomic window from Algoriphagus sp. Y33 includes:
- a CDS encoding SUMF1/EgtB/PvdO family nonheme iron enzyme, protein MFKTTRQYLVAAALILMSFNVNTANFESYNQKIPGTGVIFRMTPIPEGTFMMGSESSANADEKPAHKVKIDAFWMGTHEVTWDAFELFLDKNYELAISEGPIGDLVDGLSRPSMPYLDMTFGMGKEGKPAIGMTQYGAIQFCHWLYLKTGIFYRLPTEAEWEYAAKAGSETRFFFGDDSSQLGEYAWTKENSAETTHPIGEKKPNPWGLYDIYGNVLEWTSDHYDPEFYTSSSASNPLNPSTALYPRVVRGGSYDTEASEISSTKRYVSSADWKRIDPQIPKSQWWFPEAPFLGLRLVRPLIPPSPEEIMAYYQAAPITDY, encoded by the coding sequence ATGTTTAAAACAACCCGGCAATACCTAGTGGCAGCTGCATTGATACTAATGAGTTTTAATGTGAATACAGCCAATTTTGAATCTTACAACCAGAAAATCCCCGGGACAGGCGTGATTTTCCGGATGACTCCCATTCCGGAAGGAACTTTCATGATGGGTTCCGAAAGTTCAGCAAATGCAGATGAAAAACCCGCCCATAAAGTAAAAATTGACGCATTTTGGATGGGAACCCATGAGGTGACTTGGGATGCTTTTGAGCTTTTCTTGGACAAAAACTATGAGCTTGCTATTTCCGAAGGCCCTATTGGTGACCTCGTGGATGGATTGAGCAGACCGAGCATGCCGTATTTGGACATGACCTTTGGGATGGGCAAGGAGGGCAAGCCTGCAATAGGAATGACCCAATATGGAGCTATACAATTCTGCCATTGGCTATATCTGAAAACGGGGATTTTCTATAGACTTCCCACAGAAGCAGAATGGGAATATGCAGCCAAAGCCGGATCAGAAACAAGATTCTTTTTCGGAGATGATTCTTCGCAGCTGGGTGAATATGCCTGGACCAAAGAAAATTCTGCGGAAACTACACACCCTATTGGTGAAAAAAAGCCGAATCCTTGGGGACTTTATGATATATATGGCAACGTGCTGGAATGGACTTCAGATCATTATGATCCTGAATTCTATACATCCTCATCTGCTTCCAATCCACTCAATCCCTCAACAGCACTTTATCCAAGGGTGGTACGGGGAGGAAGCTACGATACAGAAGCCTCCGAAATAAGTTCTACCAAGCGCTATGTGAGTTCGGCAGATTGGAAACGAATAGATCCTCAGATACCCAAAAGCCAATGGTGGTTTCCGGAAGCGCCATTCTTGGGCTTGAGACTAGTAAGGCCACTTATACCTCCTAGTCCTGAAGAAATTATGGCTTACTATCAAGCTGCCCCGATTACCGATTACTAA
- a CDS encoding Gfo/Idh/MocA family protein: MKLENSRRDFIKTSALVTGGLMTAPFVLPGAYAAPVNELKLALIGCGGRGTGAAFQALATGHNIKIVALADAFRDRLDNAHKALSEKYGDKLAVSEDMKFVGFDAYKDAIAQADVVILATPPGFRPMHFEEAVKQGKQVFMEKPVAVDAAGIRKVLKAAEEAKAKKLNVVVGLQRHYQANYIETIKRIHNGDIGDIINGQVYWNDGGVWVRERQPGQTEMEYQMRNWYYFNWLCGDHINEQHVHNIDIANWVKQGTPVKAEGTGGRLIRTGKENGEIYDHHVLTYTYADGSVIHSECRHFPGAQNRVDESFQGTKGTAFLSAGNHGVLKDWKGNVLYDHDRKDQPNPYQVEHDLLWDALFNGEYKFADAENAAKSTMTAIMGRYATYSGKPLTWDEALNGQIDLMPETLAWDAMPKILPGQDGYYPHAIPGKTKVI; the protein is encoded by the coding sequence ATGAAATTAGAAAACTCCCGCAGGGATTTCATCAAAACCTCCGCACTGGTTACGGGCGGATTGATGACTGCACCCTTTGTCCTTCCAGGTGCCTATGCCGCACCTGTCAATGAATTGAAATTAGCTCTTATCGGCTGTGGCGGTCGTGGTACAGGTGCTGCTTTTCAAGCATTGGCAACAGGTCATAACATCAAAATAGTCGCTCTGGCAGATGCCTTCAGAGACCGGTTAGATAATGCACATAAGGCATTAAGTGAAAAATATGGAGACAAGCTTGCTGTTTCTGAGGACATGAAATTTGTAGGTTTTGATGCATATAAAGATGCGATCGCTCAAGCAGACGTAGTGATCCTTGCCACACCTCCGGGATTTCGCCCGATGCACTTCGAAGAAGCCGTGAAGCAAGGCAAGCAGGTCTTCATGGAAAAGCCCGTAGCTGTAGATGCTGCAGGCATCAGAAAAGTCCTGAAAGCAGCCGAAGAAGCAAAAGCTAAAAAACTAAACGTAGTAGTTGGTCTTCAGAGACATTATCAGGCAAACTACATCGAGACAATCAAACGCATTCATAATGGTGATATCGGTGATATCATCAATGGCCAAGTATATTGGAATGATGGCGGAGTCTGGGTAAGAGAGCGTCAGCCTGGACAGACTGAAATGGAATACCAGATGAGAAACTGGTACTACTTCAACTGGCTCTGCGGAGATCACATAAATGAACAGCATGTACACAACATCGATATCGCCAACTGGGTAAAACAGGGTACGCCGGTGAAAGCGGAAGGTACGGGCGGCCGACTTATTCGGACTGGCAAGGAAAATGGAGAAATCTATGACCACCATGTCTTGACTTATACTTATGCTGACGGATCAGTGATCCACAGTGAGTGCCGTCACTTCCCCGGTGCTCAAAATCGTGTAGACGAAAGCTTCCAAGGGACAAAAGGAACTGCATTTCTAAGCGCAGGAAATCACGGTGTACTTAAAGACTGGAAAGGCAACGTGCTCTATGACCATGACCGAAAAGATCAGCCAAATCCATACCAGGTAGAGCATGACCTGCTTTGGGATGCATTGTTCAATGGGGAATATAAGTTTGCTGACGCTGAAAATGCAGCGAAAAGTACCATGACTGCGATTATGGGGAGGTACGCCACTTATTCAGGCAAGCCGCTCACTTGGGATGAAGCCCTAAACGGTCAAATAGACTTAATGCCCGAAACACTGGCTTGGGATGCTATGCCAAAAATATTGCCTGGACAAGACGGCTATTATCCACATGCAATCCCGGGAAAAACCAAAGTAATTTAA
- a CDS encoding hydroxypyruvate isomerase family protein, translated as MERRGFIKKVGLGSTFLGVSGTMSMPSFAAGKAEPTFNMDFAPHFGMFKNSAPGGIVDELKFMADQGFRSLEDNGMLGRSVEEQTLIGKTLESLGMRMGVFVIDGGENWKTSLTTGKKEHEELFVDTCKKSVEVAKRVGAKWMTVVPGYFERNLPMGVQTGNVIEAYKRGTEVLEKEGLVMVMEPLSDNPDLFLRHADQSYMICKAVDSPACKILYDIYHMQRNEGNLIATMQKTWDEIAYIQIGDNPGRKEPGTGEINYSNVFQFIHEKGFKGVMGMEHGNALPGVEGEKALIQAYRKVDIV; from the coding sequence ATGGAAAGAAGAGGATTTATAAAGAAAGTTGGTTTGGGAAGCACCTTTTTGGGGGTTTCCGGGACTATGAGTATGCCGTCCTTTGCCGCAGGCAAAGCGGAGCCTACCTTCAATATGGATTTTGCGCCGCATTTCGGGATGTTTAAGAATTCTGCTCCTGGAGGAATTGTAGACGAGCTGAAATTTATGGCTGACCAAGGTTTCAGATCGCTAGAAGACAACGGGATGCTGGGACGGTCTGTGGAAGAGCAAACGCTTATCGGTAAAACACTTGAATCTCTTGGAATGAGAATGGGTGTATTTGTAATAGACGGGGGCGAGAATTGGAAGACCTCCCTTACCACGGGCAAAAAAGAGCATGAAGAGTTGTTTGTAGACACATGCAAGAAATCTGTGGAAGTAGCCAAGCGGGTCGGCGCAAAATGGATGACTGTAGTTCCCGGCTATTTCGAAAGAAATCTACCGATGGGTGTGCAAACCGGGAATGTCATTGAAGCCTACAAGCGTGGCACCGAGGTATTGGAAAAAGAAGGATTAGTAATGGTGATGGAACCATTGAGTGACAATCCCGATCTTTTCCTACGTCATGCTGATCAGTCGTATATGATTTGCAAAGCTGTGGATAGCCCAGCATGTAAGATTCTGTACGATATCTATCATATGCAGCGCAATGAAGGAAACCTGATTGCCACGATGCAAAAAACCTGGGATGAAATAGCTTACATCCAAATAGGAGATAATCCAGGCAGAAAGGAACCAGGAACCGGAGAAATCAATTATAGCAATGTATTCCAATTCATCCATGAAAAAGGTTTCAAAGGTGTGATGGGTATGGAGCATGGCAATGCGTTACCGGGAGTAGAAGGAGAAAAAGCATTAATCCAAGCCTATAGAAAAGTTGACATAGTCTGA
- a CDS encoding YCF48-related protein — MIKRKVLALSLLVALFSCKKSEENLADKPSGWDILETPVESSLRGLSPLTNEIAWASGSNGVWLRTIDGGKTWDHGVVADLDTVDFRSIHAFDAMTAIVVSAGQPAVIYKTEDGGESWVLKHQENENAFLDGISFASNTRGFVVGDPSDGKWTILQTANQGNTWYPIDSLPGAVDGEAAFAASATSLLAEGNLLWLGTGGTESNLHFSKDLGATWEKYNSPFVQGESSQGIFSITSMGGGEIVGVGGDYLNEDMQEGIAGIFISESKEWIKPQQGPDGYRSGVVYFPMHKCLIAVGPSGSDYSTDAGINWQPISNEGFHAVKMGHADGSVWASGAKGKIAKLTY, encoded by the coding sequence ATGATCAAAAGAAAAGTACTGGCGCTATCATTATTGGTAGCGCTTTTTTCCTGTAAAAAATCTGAGGAAAACTTAGCGGATAAACCAAGCGGCTGGGATATCCTTGAGACACCTGTCGAATCTTCCTTAAGAGGTCTTTCTCCACTTACCAATGAAATAGCCTGGGCAAGCGGAAGCAATGGAGTATGGTTGAGAACCATAGACGGGGGAAAGACTTGGGATCATGGTGTAGTTGCAGACTTGGACACTGTGGATTTCAGATCGATTCATGCTTTTGATGCCATGACTGCGATTGTAGTCTCAGCAGGGCAGCCAGCTGTGATTTACAAAACGGAAGACGGGGGAGAATCTTGGGTTCTAAAGCATCAAGAGAATGAAAATGCCTTTTTGGACGGTATCAGCTTTGCCTCCAATACTCGTGGATTTGTAGTAGGGGATCCCTCTGATGGAAAATGGACAATCCTCCAAACTGCCAATCAGGGAAATACTTGGTATCCTATAGATTCTCTGCCCGGAGCAGTGGATGGAGAAGCTGCCTTTGCTGCCAGTGCCACCTCACTACTTGCTGAGGGGAACCTGCTTTGGCTCGGTACGGGAGGAACGGAGTCCAACCTCCATTTTTCCAAAGATCTGGGAGCTACTTGGGAAAAGTACAATTCCCCTTTCGTACAAGGAGAATCTTCCCAGGGTATTTTTTCCATAACAAGCATGGGCGGTGGGGAAATAGTTGGAGTAGGCGGAGATTATCTGAATGAAGATATGCAGGAAGGTATTGCAGGAATTTTTATCTCTGAAAGTAAGGAATGGATAAAACCACAGCAGGGGCCGGATGGATATCGATCGGGTGTAGTTTATTTTCCTATGCATAAATGTCTGATCGCTGTAGGTCCATCAGGCTCGGATTATTCCACTGATGCAGGAATTAATTGGCAGCCCATATCCAATGAGGGTTTCCATGCAGTGAAAATGGGACATGCTGATGGTTCTGTATGGGCATCGGGTGCTAAAGGAAAAATAGCTAAATTAACCTATTGA
- a CDS encoding HisA/HisF-related TIM barrel protein yields the protein MFEIVPSIWLINGKCVRLKRGDFSTEEVISTNPLEIAQAFEGIGIKRVHLVDLDGARRGEPKNYHILEAIAGYTDLKVDYTGGITTDGDVIKSFEFGASTITASSVAANHPERFTQFILSYGREKINLAADINPVDYKIKIRGWLKKTEIDLFDHIDFFYERGLKYLKCSDVSRDGVMEGPNFALFQSIRDKFPEIHLAASGGVRGIDDFKRLRDMGVSASVFGRAYYEGMISLQELEKFLSDN from the coding sequence ATGTTTGAAATCGTACCGTCTATATGGCTAATCAACGGCAAATGTGTTCGACTTAAAAGAGGCGATTTTTCCACTGAGGAAGTGATATCAACCAATCCCTTAGAAATCGCTCAGGCATTTGAAGGTATAGGAATTAAAAGGGTTCACTTGGTGGATCTGGACGGGGCCCGTAGAGGAGAGCCCAAAAACTACCATATCCTAGAAGCAATAGCAGGATATACTGACTTGAAAGTTGATTATACAGGCGGAATTACCACTGACGGTGACGTAATCAAATCATTTGAATTTGGAGCTTCCACCATTACTGCGAGTTCGGTAGCAGCTAATCACCCGGAACGTTTTACTCAATTTATTCTTTCTTATGGACGCGAAAAAATCAATCTAGCGGCTGATATCAACCCTGTGGACTATAAAATCAAAATCAGAGGTTGGTTAAAAAAAACCGAAATTGATCTGTTCGACCATATTGACTTTTTCTATGAACGAGGTCTCAAATACCTGAAATGTTCTGACGTATCGAGAGACGGTGTGATGGAAGGTCCTAATTTTGCTCTCTTTCAGAGTATCAGAGATAAATTTCCTGAAATTCATCTTGCGGCAAGTGGTGGGGTAAGAGGTATTGACGATTTTAAGCGACTTAGGGACATGGGAGTGTCTGCCAGTGTTTTTGGGAGAGCTTATTATGAGGGGATGATAAGTCTTCAGGAGTTAGAGAAATTTCTGTCAGATAATTGA
- a CDS encoding tRNA-binding protein, translating into MQTIDYKDFDKIELRVGTIVRVEPFEKARKPAYKIWVDLGKEIGVKKSSAQVTVHYHREDLIGRQVVCVCNFAPRQIADFMSEILITGFESSEEGIVLTSVERKVPNGAKLH; encoded by the coding sequence ATGCAAACGATTGACTATAAAGATTTCGACAAAATAGAATTGCGTGTAGGAACGATTGTGAGGGTTGAACCATTTGAAAAAGCCCGCAAACCGGCTTATAAAATTTGGGTTGACTTGGGTAAGGAAATTGGCGTGAAGAAATCCTCCGCCCAGGTCACTGTCCATTATCACCGTGAGGATTTAATAGGTCGGCAAGTCGTATGCGTTTGTAATTTTGCTCCCAGACAAATAGCAGATTTTATGTCTGAGATTTTGATTACCGGATTTGAATCAAGTGAAGAAGGGATAGTCCTAACTTCAGTAGAGCGGAAGGTGCCAAATGGAGCCAAATTGCATTAG
- a CDS encoding NAD(P)-binding domain-containing protein, which produces MTKISIIGLGWIGLPLAQLMIKQGYDVVGSTTSSEKQTRLKASGVNAIQFSLVPFPQGKGFQELFTSEVLVINIPPRSRTTDGKFYLEQLKFLRSMVDQSGIRKIIYVSSTGVYPDENRQDAYTEEEEITAATTGNLTQLKGELTFQGVRELTIVRFGGLLGDDRIPGKYVAGRDNVAGHTRVNFIYRNDATRMLAWVIEKEIWNTTLNGVAPVHSLRKDIYERNVLDLGLEAPKSYQNSSIENDRIVSGDKILRAGFEFDYPDPLDFPYSL; this is translated from the coding sequence ATGACAAAAATTTCTATAATAGGTCTCGGATGGATAGGATTGCCTCTAGCGCAACTTATGATCAAACAAGGCTATGACGTAGTAGGGAGCACCACCTCGTCTGAAAAGCAAACCAGGCTTAAAGCCAGTGGTGTAAATGCGATTCAATTTTCACTGGTCCCTTTTCCCCAAGGGAAAGGGTTTCAGGAACTTTTTACGAGCGAAGTATTGGTCATTAATATTCCTCCAAGATCCCGCACCACAGACGGAAAATTTTATTTGGAGCAATTGAAGTTTTTGAGAAGTATGGTAGATCAATCCGGCATCCGTAAAATCATCTATGTATCCAGCACAGGTGTATATCCTGACGAGAATCGCCAGGATGCCTATACAGAGGAAGAGGAAATTACTGCGGCTACCACCGGAAATCTCACCCAACTGAAAGGAGAATTGACATTTCAAGGGGTTAGGGAGTTAACCATAGTGAGGTTTGGAGGATTGCTGGGCGATGATAGAATTCCCGGCAAGTATGTCGCTGGACGTGATAATGTAGCGGGACATACCCGTGTAAATTTTATCTACCGAAATGATGCTACACGAATGCTAGCCTGGGTCATCGAAAAGGAGATCTGGAATACTACTTTGAATGGTGTAGCGCCTGTACATTCCCTACGGAAAGATATCTATGAACGTAACGTGCTTGATCTTGGATTAGAAGCCCCAAAAAGCTACCAAAACTCTTCTATAGAAAATGACAGGATTGTTTCAGGAGATAAAATCCTCAGGGCAGGATTTGAATTTGACTATCCGGACCCCTTGGACTTTCCCTATTCACTTTAA
- a CDS encoding sterol desaturase family protein, protein MKKIGRLDKPDNFGTARMFSNPILERITRTPIWMPITMFIILGAVSIYFGIEKTSVGVGTAVLLFVVGYIGFTLVEYMMHKHFFHMEPNTPIKDKLQYTVHGVHHDYPKDKDRLAMPPFVSAAYAAILYLIFKLTMGDLAYYFLPGFLLGYALYLGIHYLVHAIQPPKNFMKVLWVHHAIHHYKDPDVAFGVSTPLWDYILGTIPKKD, encoded by the coding sequence ATGAAAAAGATTGGAAGATTGGATAAACCGGATAATTTCGGAACAGCCCGGATGTTCTCCAACCCTATTCTTGAAAGAATAACACGTACTCCTATTTGGATGCCTATCACGATGTTTATCATTTTGGGGGCCGTTTCCATATACTTTGGAATTGAAAAAACTTCAGTGGGGGTAGGAACAGCTGTGTTGCTGTTTGTGGTGGGTTACATTGGATTTACTCTTGTGGAGTACATGATGCATAAGCATTTTTTCCACATGGAGCCTAATACGCCGATAAAGGACAAGTTACAATATACGGTGCATGGGGTGCATCATGATTATCCCAAGGATAAAGACAGATTGGCCATGCCTCCGTTTGTAAGTGCAGCTTATGCAGCCATCCTCTATCTGATATTCAAATTAACTATGGGAGACCTGGCTTACTACTTCCTGCCGGGCTTTTTGCTTGGATATGCGCTGTATCTGGGAATTCACTATTTGGTGCATGCTATTCAGCCTCCAAAGAATTTTATGAAGGTTCTCTGGGTACACCATGCAATTCACCATTACAAGGATCCCGATGTGGCCTTTGGAGTAAGTACACCATTATGGGATTATATTCTGGGGACAATTCCTAAGAAAGACTAA
- the bshA gene encoding N-acetyl-alpha-D-glucosaminyl L-malate synthase BshA yields the protein MKIGIVCYPTFGGSGVVATELGKGLAKIGHEVHFITYKQPSRLDFFSENLYYHEVDIKSYPLFEHAPYELALASKMVSVVKYEKLDLLHVHYAIPHASAAYMAKQILKTQGIQIPVVTTLHGTDITLVGKDPSYEPVVTFSINQSDGVTAVSEDLRKETYAFFDIQREIEVIPNFIDLDRFKRQKKEHFKLAICPNGEKLLVHTSNFRKVKRVEDVIKVFYEVRKEIPAKLLLVGDGPERDKMERLCRELGVSDDVRFLGKLDAVEEVLSVADLFLMPSEKESFGLAALEAMACEVPILTSNAGGIPELNIDGVTGFVSAIGDIQYMKEKALFILDDANLSTFKKNALARAKEFDISMILPHYVAYYQKTIESTMVEI from the coding sequence ATGAAAATAGGCATTGTTTGCTACCCGACTTTCGGAGGTAGTGGGGTAGTTGCGACAGAACTAGGCAAAGGTCTTGCGAAGATCGGTCATGAAGTTCATTTCATTACCTATAAGCAGCCGTCCCGGTTAGACTTTTTTAGCGAAAATCTATACTATCATGAGGTAGACATAAAGAGTTATCCTCTTTTCGAACATGCCCCCTATGAACTTGCGCTTGCAAGCAAAATGGTAAGTGTGGTGAAATATGAGAAGCTTGATTTGCTTCATGTTCATTATGCGATTCCCCACGCCTCCGCAGCCTATATGGCCAAGCAAATTCTAAAAACCCAAGGCATTCAAATTCCGGTAGTTACCACACTTCACGGTACTGACATTACCTTGGTAGGGAAGGATCCCAGCTATGAACCGGTGGTTACATTCAGCATTAACCAATCTGATGGAGTGACGGCTGTATCCGAGGATTTGAGAAAAGAAACCTATGCGTTCTTTGATATACAGCGGGAAATTGAAGTGATTCCTAACTTCATTGACTTGGATCGTTTCAAAAGGCAGAAGAAGGAGCATTTCAAATTAGCAATCTGTCCAAATGGTGAAAAGCTACTAGTCCATACCTCTAATTTCAGAAAGGTAAAACGGGTTGAGGATGTAATTAAGGTGTTCTATGAAGTTCGAAAAGAAATTCCGGCAAAATTACTGCTAGTAGGTGATGGTCCTGAGCGTGATAAAATGGAGCGTCTTTGCCGTGAATTGGGAGTTAGCGATGATGTGCGTTTCTTAGGGAAATTGGATGCGGTGGAAGAAGTGCTTTCAGTTGCGGATCTATTTTTGATGCCTTCTGAGAAAGAAAGCTTCGGCTTGGCGGCTCTTGAAGCGATGGCCTGCGAAGTGCCAATCCTTACTTCCAATGCGGGAGGAATCCCTGAACTGAACATAGACGGAGTTACGGGGTTTGTCTCCGCGATTGGTGACATTCAGTACATGAAAGAAAAAGCACTCTTTATTTTGGATGATGCAAACCTGTCCACCTTCAAGAAAAATGCGCTTGCTAGGGCGAAAGAGTTTGATATTTCAATGATTTTACCGCACTATGTGGCTTATTATCAGAAGACAATCGAATCAACTATGGTGGAAATTTGA
- a CDS encoding GMC oxidoreductase, protein MANLNIQNKQERTYQAIVVGSGASGGWAAKEFGDLGVKTLLLERGRNVEHIKDYPTTNMLPYEFKHRGKLSQKVLDENPIVAKCYAFGEDSEHFFVKDADQPYVQEKPFDWIRGYQVGGKSLLWARQVQRWSDYDFEGPARDGFAVDWPIRYKDIAPWYSHVEKFAGVSGNLDGLDVLPDGEFLPGYDLNIVEKHFAQKMKEVYGDRHMISARCAHIHEPRPEFTVQGRASCQNRNLCQRGCPFGGYFSSNSSTIPWALKSGNVTLRPDSVVHSVIYDEEKGKATGVRVIDAHTKEMEEFYADVIFINAAATNSNAILMNSTSARFPNGLGNDSGVLGKYFAFHNYRAGVSGAYDGYMEYTTSGGRPTSGYIPRFRNVKKQETDFLRGYAGGFSAYRGGGYVADARVGMELKNSMLNPTPPDGPWRVGSHMMGETIPKESNFIALDTEKLDPYGLPTLKFNVAYDDNDEKMIIDYQEQISEMFEKAGFTDISVRDDHRVPGLDIHEMGGVRMGRDPKTSMLNANHQLHAVPNVYVTDGACMTSTATQNPTLTYMAFAARAAHHAVKESKKG, encoded by the coding sequence ATGGCTAATTTGAATATCCAAAATAAACAAGAACGAACATATCAGGCCATTGTAGTAGGCTCAGGTGCCAGTGGAGGATGGGCAGCGAAGGAATTCGGTGATTTGGGTGTGAAAACTCTTTTGTTGGAGCGGGGAAGAAACGTAGAGCATATCAAGGACTACCCTACTACCAATATGCTTCCTTACGAATTTAAGCATAGAGGAAAGCTTTCGCAGAAAGTTCTCGATGAGAACCCGATTGTAGCCAAGTGTTATGCATTTGGTGAGGATTCGGAGCATTTTTTCGTCAAAGACGCTGATCAGCCCTATGTACAGGAAAAGCCTTTTGATTGGATCAGAGGCTATCAGGTAGGAGGGAAATCCCTACTTTGGGCAAGGCAGGTGCAGCGCTGGTCAGACTATGATTTTGAAGGGCCGGCGAGAGATGGATTTGCTGTAGACTGGCCGATTCGATACAAGGACATAGCTCCATGGTATAGCCATGTAGAGAAGTTTGCCGGTGTGTCGGGTAATCTGGATGGCCTCGATGTGCTGCCCGACGGAGAATTCTTGCCGGGCTACGACCTGAATATTGTTGAGAAGCATTTTGCCCAGAAGATGAAAGAAGTCTACGGTGACCGACATATGATTTCTGCTCGCTGTGCTCACATTCATGAGCCCAGACCGGAATTTACGGTACAAGGAAGAGCATCTTGCCAAAACAGAAACCTTTGTCAGCGTGGCTGCCCTTTTGGGGGATATTTCAGCAGTAATTCATCCACTATTCCATGGGCGTTGAAAAGCGGAAATGTTACGTTAAGACCGGATTCGGTAGTCCATTCGGTAATTTATGATGAGGAAAAAGGCAAGGCCACAGGGGTGAGAGTGATAGATGCCCATACCAAAGAAATGGAAGAATTCTATGCGGATGTAATCTTCATTAATGCTGCTGCGACCAATTCTAATGCTATTCTGATGAATTCCACTTCAGCAAGGTTTCCAAATGGGCTGGGAAATGACAGCGGAGTTTTGGGGAAATATTTTGCTTTCCACAATTACCGGGCTGGAGTGAGCGGTGCGTACGACGGTTATATGGAATATACCACATCCGGAGGACGGCCTACAAGCGGCTATATTCCTAGATTTAGAAATGTGAAAAAGCAGGAAACTGATTTTCTTCGCGGCTACGCAGGCGGTTTTAGCGCATATCGGGGTGGAGGCTATGTGGCGGATGCTAGAGTCGGGATGGAATTGAAAAACAGCATGCTGAACCCTACTCCTCCTGATGGTCCGTGGAGAGTAGGATCCCATATGATGGGAGAGACGATTCCAAAAGAATCCAATTTTATTGCTCTGGACACGGAGAAACTTGATCCTTACGGACTTCCCACATTGAAATTCAATGTAGCGTATGATGACAATGATGAGAAAATGATCATTGATTATCAAGAGCAAATCTCAGAAATGTTTGAAAAAGCAGGTTTCACGGACATTTCAGTACGTGATGACCACCGTGTGCCCGGATTGGATATCCACGAAATGGGTGGTGTTAGAATGGGCAGAGATCCTAAAACCTCCATGCTTAACGCAAACCATCAGCTTCATGCCGTGCCCAATGTGTATGTCACTGACGGGGCATGTATGACTTCCACTGCTACCCAGAACCCCACGTTGACTTATATGGCTTTTGCTGCCAGAGCTGCACATCATGCAGTAAAAGAAAGTAAAAAAGGATAA
- a CDS encoding gluconate 2-dehydrogenase subunit 3 family protein encodes MNRRIALRHLALISGGLALIPSCDFSAEDILAAYNNLKVTASQKQLLGEISDAIIPAGELKGALDLEVPDFILVMVNDCLSSENQTLFTSGLAAFSDFAKNQGGKKFGKLSTKEKENLIQAGIDLQPAENAEGEKDSAVSYFLNTTKRLTMQGYMASEYIQTEIIPFSLIPGPYNGSALISETQKSRING; translated from the coding sequence ATGAACAGACGAATTGCACTTAGACATTTGGCGTTGATTTCGGGAGGGCTTGCCTTGATTCCCTCCTGTGATTTTAGTGCTGAAGATATATTGGCAGCTTACAACAACCTAAAAGTAACGGCTTCCCAAAAGCAACTTTTGGGAGAAATATCTGATGCAATTATTCCTGCGGGAGAATTAAAGGGAGCACTGGATTTGGAAGTGCCCGACTTTATACTTGTGATGGTAAATGATTGTTTGAGCTCTGAAAACCAGACTCTTTTTACCAGTGGGCTTGCTGCATTCTCCGATTTTGCCAAGAATCAAGGAGGTAAAAAGTTTGGCAAACTCAGCACTAAGGAAAAAGAAAACCTGATTCAGGCGGGCATAGACCTCCAGCCTGCTGAAAATGCGGAAGGAGAAAAGGATAGTGCTGTCTCTTATTTCCTAAATACCACAAAGAGACTTACCATGCAGGGATATATGGCTTCTGAGTACATTCAGACGGAGATAATTCCTTTTTCACTTATACCTGGGCCATATAATGGCTCCGCTTTAATCTCAGAAACCCAAAAATCCAGAATCAATGGCTAA